One Brassica napus cultivar Da-Ae chromosome C4, Da-Ae, whole genome shotgun sequence genomic region harbors:
- the LOC106393979 gene encoding F-box protein At3g20690-like codes for MTMMVSKLPIDLVEEILSRVPLKSIGAVRSTCKKWNALSKYESFRDKHISKTSRGKEFLMNTRDHRVYLINVNHYKTHVNKFDLSVKRKGTLMTRENSGEVISIRWIKWPSGRFEEDQIAFGYDKSSCGIFVSLKEDYYSYARDQESHGFLREEQLGLLVNRSDTYKMEVWVTNKTEPDAVLDELPQG; via the exons ATGACGATGATGGTATCAAAACTTCCAATTGATTTGGTGGAGGAGATTCTCTCTAGGGTTCCACTTAAATCTATAGGAGCAGTACGATCTACTTGCAAAAAGTGGAACGCTTTATCCAAATATGAGAGTTTTAGAGATAAACACATAAGCAAAACATCAAGGGGAAAAGAGTTTCTGATGAACACGAGAGATCATAGGGTTTATTTGATCAACGTCAACCATTACAAAACTCACGTCAACAAGTTTGATCTATCCGTGAAGCGTAAGGGTACACTTATGACTCGAGAAAATTCAGGTGAAGTAATATCTATAAG ATGGATTAAGTGGCCTAGTGGCCGATTTGAAGAAGATCAGATTGCGTTTGGATACGACAAATCCTCTTGTG GTATCTTTGTGTCTTTGAAGGAAGACTATTACTCGTATGCTAGAGATCAGGAATCACATGGTTTCTTAAG AGAAGAGCAGCTTGGGCTGTTAGTAAACCGGTCCGACACGTATAAGATGGAGGTTTGGGTTACCAATAAAACTGAGCCGGATGCTGTCTTGGACGAACTTCCTCAAGGTTGA